A single genomic interval of Corynebacterium atrinae harbors:
- a CDS encoding helix-turn-helix transcriptional regulator, which produces MGTTTLSRSTQRTTMALGRMESFEHSIFARLLAASGKTQERIAVECGVTKGVVSHWLAGRNKPAPQHAPRLAEALGVGVLDLAGKTIETADLVDLRMTAGLVGTQAADLAGLKRSQIITLEAAISAPKPDHLEALAEVYGVTVNQIRRAWVNRRIFLFGTDSLTQLPPEAREYLAPWADV; this is translated from the coding sequence ATGGGGACCACCACACTGTCGAGAAGCACGCAAAGGACAACGATGGCCCTCGGGCGGATGGAGAGCTTCGAGCACAGCATTTTCGCCAGACTCTTGGCCGCCTCGGGTAAGACCCAAGAGCGCATTGCCGTTGAGTGCGGCGTGACCAAGGGTGTCGTTTCCCACTGGCTTGCAGGACGAAATAAGCCCGCTCCTCAGCACGCACCCCGACTTGCGGAAGCTCTTGGAGTCGGAGTCCTGGACCTCGCGGGCAAGACCATCGAAACCGCAGACCTCGTGGACTTACGCATGACTGCCGGCCTCGTGGGAACACAGGCCGCCGACCTGGCCGGACTAAAACGCAGCCAGATAATCACTCTCGAAGCCGCGATCTCAGCCCCGAAGCCCGACCATCTCGAAGCTTTGGCAGAGGTTTACGGAGTGACCGTCAATCAGATCCGACGCGCCTGGGTCAATCGACGCATCTTTCTCTTTGGCACAGACTCCCTCACTCAGCTGCCTCCCGAAGCGAGGGAGTACCTCGCTCCGTGGGCAGACGTCTAG
- a CDS encoding WhiB family transcriptional regulator, giving the protein MQGLCASGALSPTTWDLTVEGETRPERRRRLAFGVAVCDACPVKEQCATYARACPEISGLWGGLVFAAAGDEEIWDVIA; this is encoded by the coding sequence ATGCAGGGTCTGTGCGCGTCAGGGGCCCTCTCGCCTACGACATGGGATCTGACTGTGGAAGGGGAAACCCGCCCGGAACGACGCCGGCGCCTGGCTTTCGGTGTGGCTGTTTGTGATGCCTGCCCAGTCAAAGAGCAGTGCGCCACCTATGCCCGAGCATGTCCAGAAATCAGCGGACTCTGGGGCGGCCTGGTCTTTGCCGCGGCTGGTGATGAAGAAATTTGGGATGTCATTGCCTGA